The window GtctgaattatttatattttcttatttttctattttggaAAGATGCGGAAAAAAAATCTAAAGCTCTCACTTTGTCAATTTAGAAGCCGCCAATTTTTTAGGCCAAAAATTCGGATGTATTACAATGCTTGAGCAATATCCATTGCAATAGAATACTAATTTTTAACTCCCTCCAATTTTTGCACTTCATTTGCAATGATTTTAAAAGTCCTtgcaatttatataatttgtcaTCTCAGTTGTAACATTTTATCTCAAGTTTATGTAAATGTGACTGGTATAGccaatctatggtgtagtgaaattcacttgaaatatgatatgatactccctccgtaccCTAGATTCTTTACGGTTTCCTTTTTTGGACGTtccactcatttctttacattataaaacattcctaaaatagttaatgggtcctaccactttcccacttttcttcatttttcacactacttttattcCGTTATCTCTCttgtatataataaaaatcaatacgtcccaccacttcatctacttttttttctcttttccactatttcatacaaattttttaacctccgtgccTAAACTTAATGAAAAGAATTTGGGAGACCGAGGGAGTATTTGtagaaagttttttttttatgaaagtaCTAAGTACTAGTAACGTGAGCTGCACTGAGAAAAAGTTGCACGTGATGGGTGCGTAGTATGCGACATGTGTGAAAGTTAGTAAACCGTTGCAGCTTTTAGTAAAATCTGGTTTAAAGGAGTACGACTCCAGTACTCCATTGGAGTACGAAGTAGGAGAACACGTAAGTAGACCAAATAACCCAACAGAATATTGAAATTAAATGATGGCACATGGTTAAGATGCGGtaaataaaaatgagaaaaagTTGCACCTTGCTGATATTTTGAGTGCATTCCTAGGTTAATCTAGTTTGGAGTTGTCTTACTAATCTAATCTATTTTGTTCAATCATTTTAGACTTATTTAGTTTACTGTTCAACCTTagtctttataacttttttttcattttccaaattttatttcatttattaggattcttttatatatatatatatatatataggcttgtGCTCACATGAGAACTCCAAATTatatgagatatgagatctaatctcagccctaCAAATATTACAAACCACATTAAATCTGAGACgttgatttttaataataataaaaatataaaagccaTTTCTTTTCACTTTTTTCTGATTTAGTTTCGGTTAGCAGTTCTCTCTCTAAACTTaacctctgtctctctctcctcAAAATCGCTCTGCCTCTCGTTATCTTCGCTCAAACTCCGCCTCAATTACGTTGCTTTCATCATGATTACTGAAGATTTGCTCAAGATAAGTTCAAATCAAGGTAGTTTCTTTATAGTTTGGATAATTTAGTGTAGTTTATGTTTCGATTTTGTTCGAAGATCATTAATTCAGTTTTTGAGCATGTGTTGGAGCATATTCTAGGTGATTTAAAGACAGTGTTGTTTTAGTTGAGCATTGATTTGGTGTAAAGGTCACTGTAGATGTATTTTTGTAACTGAGTTTTATACTTGCTCGATGAGGTGATTTTTTGTTGTAAAGTGCAGTGATATTGTTTATAGTTAAAGTATTCTGAGCTGCATAACAACATGATTATataggatttttttattgttttgataatatgatgagGTGATTTGTTGTTAGAAACTGTTTTGATAACTTGATTCGGTGATTTTCTGTTGTGATTTGTAGTGATTTTGTGTACAATTCACTTACTCTGAGTTGTCTAATAATTTGATTTATaggatttttgattttgttcAATAATTTGATGTGGTGATTTTTGTTTGCATTTGAGgtgatttttttatgtattagcCTTTTCTGAATTCAGTTAGCTTTaactttgattttcttttgttatAGGTATTGGATTTGCTGATGATTTACGTGATATGGAGACGGACAGTTACTCTTCAAATGACATCGAAGAAGTTGATTCTGGTTGTACGGTTAGTCCTGGTGGACATACGTATTATGTTCCTTATACTGTTGATGATGAGAATCTGAAGCCGTGTTTGAACAAGTCATTTGCAAATCTTGAATCTGGTATTGATTTTTATAAGGAGTATGCACGATTGTGTGGATTTGATATTCGTCGTAGTGCTGAGAAGAAACACGATGATGGTACCATAATAAGCAAGTATTTGGTTTGTAGTAGGTCTGGTAATAGTGAAAATAACAGTAGTTCTGAGGGAAGTACAACTCAGTTGGGTAAGAGGAGGAGGACTATGTCTGGTAGGTGTGGATGTCATGCGAaacttgttttaaaatttgcacctggtcatatatattttatttttcgctTTGTTGAAGCACACAATCACCCCTTGGTTTCCGAAGATTGTAGGCAGTTCTTAAGAGGAAATCGTCAAATGTCTACGTGTTCTATGAATTTTGTGTTTGATGCGAGTAAAGTTAATATTGGTGCAAGCAAGGCATTTAGATTGATGAAAGAGATGGTTGGGGGATATGAGAATGTTGGAGCCACGTCAAGAGATTATAGGAATTTTGATAGAGATCTAAAAGGATTTGTTGGTGAATATGACGGTGAAATGGTTATTGAGAAATTTAAAGTTAATCAAGAAACAAATCCCTCTTTTTTCTATGATTATGAGGTTGATGACAATGGTCACCTGACCAAACTGTTTTGGGCTGATGCTACGGCGCGAAGAAATTATGAGCTCTATGGCGATGCAGTATCTTTTGATGCAACATTCAACACGAACAAGTGAGTTCAATTATAAAGTTTGGTCACCTGACCAAACCTTTTGATGTTTGCTGTTTAGGACTCATTATTATTGCTATCATATATTACCAAGTGCTTTAAAATCAGTTTAgttatcttttttattaatacatGTGCTTTTGTTAACATAGTGTGTTGTGAATTTGAAACTATCTGAGTTATTCAATATTCTGCTTATTACTTGAGTTAACATGAATTTCATAAGCACTCGGAGTATGAAGCAAAATTGTGATACTATTAGATGGTGATTTTTAATTGTCTTCCTGGTGATTATTTCTAGCTGCCATGTTATATGCAATCATTCTTGGCAGGTACAATATGATATTTGCTCCATTTACCGGAGTGGACAAACATAACAAATGTGTGACGTTTGCCTCGACCCTTCTTTCGAAAGAAGATGTTGAACATTTTAGTTGGGCATTTAAAGCACTATTGAAAGCTATGGGTAGGAATCCTGTTTGTATAGTGACCGACCAATGTCCAGCAATGAAGCAGGCTGTACCCATTTGTTTTAAAGAAACTGATGATTTTCCTGCCACTAGGCACCGTTTGTGCATGTGGCATATAACCGAAAAATTCCCTGCCAAGGTATACTATGTTTAATATGATTTGGTGATTCTTTTGTCCTATTTAGTTTTGTTAATGTGTGTGTTTTCGTCATGTGCAGCTTGGCAACTTTTTGTGCAAAGAAACTGAATTTATGGGGAAAATGAAGAATGTTATATGGTCTTCTACTATAGAGGCTGCTGAGTTTGAGGAAGGGTGGAAATCAGTTATAAAAGAATTCGAGTTAGAAGATAATCGTTGGCTGACAGATATGTATGATATGAGAGAGTCGTGGATCCCTGCATATTTTCGTGATAAACCAATGTATGGTCTAATTCGGACGACATCGAGATCCGAAAGTGAAAACTTTTTCTTCAGTCATTTTCATCAAAGTGGTAGTAGTTTGTGTCAGTTTTACATTCGATTTGAAAGTGCAATGGATAAGCAGCGCTCAGAAACAAAGAGGTTGAATCACGAGTGTAGATCTGGAAAACCCGCTCTAGTTTCAAAACTCTATCTTGAAGATGATGCTTCTGAGTTGTACACTCGTTCCGTTTTTTATAAAGTGCAGGAGGAGATCTTGGCAGCTCGTGATGACATGCGAATTCAAAGTATTGGGCCAGAAACAAATGGCATTAAAACTTATGTAATGAAGGATGTTAAAATGAAAGATGTTCTGTTTCAGGTAATCTTAGTGcattatttgtaatttcttaATAATTCTATTTCCGTGAAATTATGTATCTTTTTTCAGTGGTGAGTATTCCTGTTTTTTCTAATCTTATTCAATTACTTGTTA of the Daucus carota subsp. sativus chromosome 4, DH1 v3.0, whole genome shotgun sequence genome contains:
- the LOC108226239 gene encoding protein FAR1-RELATED SEQUENCE 5-like — its product is MGSVTQRSIHQNEKVEWFYPRFLMLFMNDKMNDADRNMYIDSPVVPIQRTCAKIQTRLVNKKKHDNVPLVVTPFMLEQFTEEEGRFEEGFLFNEDQSVDPEHMEKVRMFKAQHEASKAKLQELQKLVDENRTTDELIKLEKQKIWDAKCKEKREDISRKVGKSWDIARQILSGPQREPFNDGIGFADDLRDMETDSYSSNDIEEVDSGCTVSPGGHTYYVPYTVDDENLKPCLNKSFANLESGIDFYKEYARLCGFDIRRSAEKKHDDGTIISKYLVCSRSGNSENNSSSEGSTTQLGKRRRTMSGRCGCHAKLVLKFAPGHIYFIFRFVEAHNHPLVSEDCRQFLRGNRQMSTCSMNFVFDASKVNIGASKAFRLMKEMVGGYENVGATSRDYRNFDRDLKGFVGEYDGEMVIEKFKVNQETNPSFFYDYEVDDNGHLTKLFWADATARRNYELYGDAVSFDATFNTNKYNMIFAPFTGVDKHNKCVTFASTLLSKEDVEHFSWAFKALLKAMGRNPVCIVTDQCPAMKQAVPICFKETDDFPATRHRLCMWHITEKFPAKLGNFLCKETEFMGKMKNVIWSSTIEAAEFEEGWKSVIKEFELEDNRWLTDMYDMRESWIPAYFRDKPMYGLIRTTSRSESENFFFSHFHQSGSSLCQFYIRFESAMDKQRSETKRLNHECRSGKPALVSKLYLEDDASELYTRSVFYKVQEEILAARDDMRIQSIGPETNGIKTYVMKDVKMKDVLFQVKVSKSHADCSCKKFLMCGILCRHAFCALNHFEVVKIPRRLVLNRWMKNAENKASLKMFGVSDDQESMGAISKELTNLWFNFHKCVTKAGNDLDKLKQVNKSIQGLNSELGDASGGFTKQDFMANLIGKRPTGDISIQPPLQCKNKGSGLKRIVGEREKAINQAKKKARKCKLCSSTFHDQRTCPAKKKVAES